In Chanodichthys erythropterus isolate Z2021 chromosome 18, ASM2448905v1, whole genome shotgun sequence, the following are encoded in one genomic region:
- the LOC137006837 gene encoding filamin-A-interacting protein 1 isoform X2 — protein MTVYSKMNWCPSTRSCVLCYLQSSDCTLHQRRKMRSKDKTVDSTVNEVVVTQTSHDVQEEEEGKILETEETIKVKHVDDEEKTEPDNDDKSAQNDDQTFGLRDLSKDNLLKLLGIMEGEIQAREDVIHLLRSTVLSRPEALESRYGSSGPARPLQALQRDRTLSNNHTQHENVYDKPMAELDRLREKHKDSYRRMLEQLLLAEKSHRRTVYELDTEKRKHVDYMNKSDDFTNLLEQERERLKRLLKQEKAYQIRKEKEFSKRMQKTSGELVKLKSFALMMVDERELHLEKIDKQSHKIQDLLQKLQEKEKKLNETERKAKEDNQKIMDLEVELELRTSKFAKEQEEMSAKLSNQESQHQQLSQKQMELLHKLKELEEMNEALEKSAEELQALRDKIRKGECGNSNLIAELESLRKRILEMEGKDEEITKTENKCNELKKMLLAEETHNKDLRLEVEKLQLRMTQLEKLEMTFNVGRMECAQLQAALEKEKSLTKDLTDELVSVKIRMKELESSELKLEKDELDLKEDLLKLKSVTVIMVNEHKNMADRIRSEERLKDELNQLYKAEQEKVMEVTERLIEESKKRLKLKSEMELKIAALVKERDDIKGKLTKAEEKFKDMSSKHGMMKHGTMNEEERVSAQKVKELQSVSNAHGKDENKVKELTLEIERLKNRLQQLEVIEGDLIKPEYDLLATEKERAQFLPQQVHDIRSQTALSKANGRGEVCCPEAELRHRFMMEEAKTRDLQADVQALKEKIHELMNKEDELSQLQVDYSVLQQRFLEEEDKKKSISTEVLNLTKELEVTKRYSRTLRPSTKGSRMMDVPMTSTGIQTENRTADTDTPAAFIKKSVQEENRIMSSLQQRSLKKPAQRLTVRELYPPTVSDVTVKKSWIPWMRKKDSSTSEISLDTSGEVAPSEVNMLQNHDHPLHAQVIPGIQNNEAALQTCIAPSEDLTKQASAKPSQEIQNHQTTIIPTNERTKEPKNAERVRSPMSFANMSRVKSAEIMRSPSTDKSPVSTASNSCSQEHVDMITGRAVFKETPEKRMVPTPIKKSNANVITTEDSKIHIHLGSQFKKTNDHGSAVMVKSISVSSESKEVSTGTVLRSPHNVTASKSTSNKAISSITITQVTKAPARPTLSVPVMDVPSARSGFSRIPMSRGMKTGKAVLGALGITTGVNAESQAMNTDLKKSTVSNGALQGGGKG, from the exons GAGGAAAATGAGGTCCAAAGACAAAACAGTGGACAGCACAGTTAATGAAGTGGTTGTCACGCAGACTTCACATGATGTCCAAGAAGAAGAGGAGGGAAAAATATTGGAGACAGAAGAGACTATCAAGGTTAAACATGTGGATGATGAAGAGAAAACTGAGCCTGATAATGATGATAAATCAGCTCAGAATGACGACCAAACATTTGGGCTGCGAGATCTGTCCAAAGACAACCTACTGAAACTGCTTGGGATCATGGAAGGAGAGATTCAg GCACGAGAAGATGTGATCCATCTACTGAGGTCTACGGTATTGAGTCGACCAGAGGCACTGGAGTCTCGTTATGGCTCTTCAGGGCCGGCCAGACCCCTGCAAGCCCTGCAGAGAGACCGGACACTCAGCAACAACCACACACAACACGAGAATGTGTATGATAAGCCAATGGCAGAG CTGGACAGATTGCGGGAAAAGCACAAGGACTCATACCGTCGTATGCTGGAACAGCTCCTGCTGGCAGAGAAAAGCCACCGGCGCACTGTCTATGAGCTGGATACTGAGAAACGCAAACATGTGGACTATATGAACAAGAGCGATGACTTCACCAACCTCCTGGAGCAGGAACGAGAGAG GTTAAAGCGGTTGCTGAAACAAGAAAAAGCATACCAAATACGGAAGGAAAAAGAATTTTCTAAACGTATGCAAAAAACATCAGGAGAGCTGGTTAAGCTGAAGTCCTTTGCACTGATGATGGTTGATGAGCGAGAACTTCACTTggagaaaattgacaaacagaGCCACAAAATACAAGATCTTCTTCAAAAACTCCaggaaaaggaaaagaaacTAAATGAAACAGAGAGAAAAGCAAAGGAAGACAACCAAAAGATCATGGATCTTGAGGTTGAGCTGGAGCTGAGAACTTCTAAGTTTGCAAAAGAGCAAGAGGAAATGTCTGCGAAACTGTCCAACCAAGAATCTCAACATCAGCAGCTGTCCCAGAAACAAATGGAATTGTTGCACAAACTCAAGGAGCTGGAAGAGATGAATGAAGCTCTTGAGAAATCAGCAGAGGAGCTCCAGGCATTGAGGGACAAGATCAGAAAGGGTGAGTGTGGCAACTCAAATTTGATCGCAGAACTTGAGAGTTTGCGCAAAAGAATTCTGGAAATGGAGGGTAAAGATGAAGAGATCACCAAAACTGAGAACAAGTGCAATGAGTTGAAGAAGATGCTTCTGGCTGAGGAGACTCACAATAAAGACCTGAGGCTAGAGGTGGAAAAACTGCAACTGAGAATGACACAGTTAGAAAAACTAGAGATGACCTTCAATGTGGGCAGGATGGAATGTGCCCAGTTGCAGGCAGCTTTGGAAAAAGAGAAAAGCCTGACAAAAGACCTAACAGATGAACTGGTGAGCGTTAAAATCCGTATGAAGGAGCTTGAGTCGTCTGAGCTGAAATTGGAAAAGGATGAATTGGATTTAAAAGAGGATCTTTTGAAACTCAAATCCGTTACTGTAATAATGGTTAATGAGCACAAGAACATGGCAGACAGAATTAGGTCCGAGGAAAGGCTGAAAGATGAACTGAACCAACTCTATAAGGCAGAGCAGGAGAAAGTCATGGAGGTTACGGAGAGGTTAATAGAGGAGAGCAAGAAGCGTCTGAAACTAAAATCAGAGATGGAGTTGAAGATAGCTGCTCTTGTAAAGGAGAGAGATGACATAAAGGGAAAGCTTACCAAAGCAGAAGAAAAGTTTAAAGATATGAGCTCCAAACATGGAATGATGAAGCATGGTACCATGAACGAAGAAGAAAGGGTATCTGCTCAAAAGGTGAAAGAACTGCAGAGTGTCTCAAACGCACATGGAAAAGATGAGAATAAAGTTAAGGAGTTGACTTTGGAGATTGAACGGTTGAAAAACCGTCTTCAGCAGCTTGAAGTTATTGAGGGAGACCTGATCAAACCAGAGTACGATCTGTTAGCAACTGAGAAAGAAAGGGCTCAATTTCTCCCACAGCAGGTACATGACATAAGAAGTCAAACTGCTTTGAGTAAGGCAAACGGGCGAGGAGAGGTATGCTGTCCGGAGGCTGAACTGAGACATCGGTTCATGATGGAGGAGGCCAAAACCAGAGACCTTCAAGCAGACGTGCAAGCCCTAAAGGAGAAAATTCATGAGCTCATGAACAAAGAAGATGAGCTTTCCCAGCTACAGGTGGATTACTCTGTTCTGCAACAGAGGTTTCTGGAAGAGGAGGACAAGAAAAAGAGCATAAGCACTGAAGTTTTAAACCTCACCAAAGAACTTGAGGTCACCAAGCGCTACAGCCGCACTCTGCGGCCCAGCACCAAAGGCAGCCGAATGATGGATGTTCCAATGACATCGACTGGAATACAAACCGAAAATAGGACAGCTGACACTGACACTCCTGCTGCATTCATCAAGAAGTCTGTCCAAGAAGAGAACCGGATCATGAGTAGTCTTCAACAGAGGAGCTTAAAGAAGCCGGCGCAGAGACTGACAGTGCGTGAACTCTACCCTCCAACAGTAAGTGATGTTACTGTGAAGAAGTCCTGGATTCCTTGGATGAGGAAGAAGGACAGCAGCACTTCCGAAATATCTTTGGATACCAGTGGGGAGGTTGCACCTTCTGAAGTCAACATGCTCCAAAATCATGACCATCCATTGCACGCTCAGGTGATCCCAGGTATTCAGAACAACGAGGCAGCCTTACAGACTTGCATTGCACCCTCAGAGGACTTGACCAAACAAGCTTCTGCCAAACCATCACAAGAAATTCAGAACCATCAGACAACCATCATTCCTACAAATGAACGAACCAAAGAGCCAAAGAACGCAGAAAGAGTTCGATCTCCAATGTCCTTTGCAAACATGTCAAGAGTAAAGAGTGCAGAGATCATGAGGTCTCCCTCTACGGACAAATCACCTGTATCCACTGCATCCAACAGCTGCTCCCAAGAGCATGTGGACATGATAACAGGCAGAGCTGTGTTTAAGGAGACTCCTGAGAAACGAATGGTCCCCACGCCCATCAAGAAGTCAAATGCCAATGTCATTACCACAGAAGACAGTAAGATTCACATTCATTTAGGATCACAGTTCAAGAAGACCAATGATCATGGCTCAGCTGTCATGGTCAAATCTATTTCCGTATCATCTGAGAGTAAGGAGGTTTCTACTGGAACTGTGTTACGCTCTCCACATAATGTGACAGCCAGCAAATCAACATCCAACAAAGCGATAAGTAGCATCACCATTACGCAGGTCACTAAAGCACCAGCCAGACCTACACTCTCAGTG CCTGTCATGGATGTCCCATCAGCGCGGTCAGGGTTCAGTCGTATTCCAATGTCTCGGGGGATGAAAACAGGAAAAGCTGTGCTTGGAGCTTTGGGAATCACCACAGGAGTTAATGCAGAAAGCCAGGCCATGAACACTGACCTGAAAAAATCAACTGTCAGTAATGGAGCATTACAGGGTGGAGGGAAGGGCTGA